ATCTTTCTCTATTTTCTTAATATTTGATTTAAACTTACGGGAATTATAATAAGCCTCTATTTTAGCAGCATCCTTTTCTATTTTCTTAATATGTGCTTTGAATTCAGGAGAATCGTAATAATCAGAGTCCTTTATGGCTTTATCTGTTAACTTCTGCAGATTAGCAGTAAACTCTTTTGATCCTACAGTCTCGCTGATTATTTTACTTAAACCTTCAACATCAACAATACCGTTTATAAATTCCGGAGAAGATAAAAAAGCCAGATCTTTTGAAAGACCCAATGAGTCAAAGTTCAGATTAAGATTTACAGGAGTCTGTACATTTAACGGTGCTGCAGGTTTTATAGCCAGTGGATCCAAAGCATGCAGAGAATCCACAATAGTATCTCCTTGCAAAGCATTCTGAATGATAGTATCTGTACATATTTCATGGGATACTCCTGGAATTGGATTTGTATCTGAAAAAGTATTATCTGCAATAGAAGAGTTTTCTGCTTTTGCATATGTGCATTCGCTGAATATCGCAATTGTTGCCAGTAATATCAGTACGCTGAACAATTGAAATGCATGGGATCTCAACTGTGAGGGTTTACGGGTAATCATAAGTAATCTCTTTTTAATTAATGAATGGTTAAACGGACTCACCAATGTGGTTATATGTTTTTGAGAAACGGTATTAATTAGTAAGGACAAATAATTAAAATGGTTTCCTGTAGATACTACAGCCTCATCTGCTAAAAATTCATGATTTGTCTGGATAGCTTTTCTGTAAAAATACAAGGCCGGATTGAACCAGAAGAAAACGAGTAATGTTTCTATAAATATGACATCCCAGGTGTGATTTTGCCTGATATGGGCCATTTCATGGCGAAGAATATCCTTTTCCAGACCACTGCGGTATTCATCTCTGTTTACAAAAAGAAATCTGAAAAAGCTGAAAGGAGATATTGGTTCATCCAGCAAAACAATCGTTACCTCGTCTTCTCTTATTTGTTCTGCATTGACAATCTTACGATATAATCTCCTTAGATTTCTATTGAAACGAATAGCCATGACCACAGCCCCGATAAAATAAAGAGCCATTACACCTATAATAACATCATAGATAAGCGGTCTTGAATTGTCTACGGGAGGAGGAACTGCCTCTGCATTAACATACTGGACAGATTCAACGAAATCTTCCTGTGACTCTATCGGTGCCTCATACTGTACTGCTGGCATTTCTTCTATCAATGGAATTCCCATCGCAGGTTCCTCTACTTCAAATACAAAGAAAGGAATCATTAATGCCAAAATCAGAGAAGATAACAGGTACCATCTGTTGATTTTAAAAGACTTCACATACTGCAGCAACACAAAATATAACACAATAAATATTGTGGAGGTCGCGAGGAATTTCAGAACAAAATCAATCATCTTTTCTTTTTTTAAGTTCTTGGTCT
The Sphingobacterium spiritivorum genome window above contains:
- a CDS encoding M56 family metallopeptidase; this translates as MIDFVLKFLATSTIFIVLYFVLLQYVKSFKINRWYLLSSLILALMIPFFVFEVEEPAMGIPLIEEMPAVQYEAPIESQEDFVESVQYVNAEAVPPPVDNSRPLIYDVIIGVMALYFIGAVVMAIRFNRNLRRLYRKIVNAEQIREDEVTIVLLDEPISPFSFFRFLFVNRDEYRSGLEKDILRHEMAHIRQNHTWDVIFIETLLVFFWFNPALYFYRKAIQTNHEFLADEAVVSTGNHFNYLSLLINTVSQKHITTLVSPFNHSLIKKRLLMITRKPSQLRSHAFQLFSVLILLATIAIFSECTYAKAENSSIADNTFSDTNPIPGVSHEICTDTIIQNALQGDTIVDSLHALDPLAIKPAAPLNVQTPVNLNLNFDSLGLSKDLAFLSSPEFINGIVDVEGLSKIISETVGSKEFTANLQKLTDKAIKDSDYYDSPEFKAHIKKIEKDAAKIEAYYNSRKFKSNIKKIEKDAAKMEAKYNSPEFKAHIKKIEDDAAKIEAYYNSPEFKAKIAKIEREAEESARKAEDARINSPEFKAKIAKIEREAEERARKAEEARINSPEFKAKMEKIERNAEEQGRKEAEKARKAAEARALKTN